One genomic region from Bacillus sp. SLBN-46 encodes:
- the purH gene encoding bifunctional phosphoribosylaminoimidazolecarboxamide formyltransferase/IMP cyclohydrolase, with the protein MKKKRALISVSDKTGVGEFARELVARGFEIISTGGTKKMLHEQGIPVLGVSDVTGFPEILEGRVKTLNPFIHGGLLAKQDDAEHQKQLDEHGIEAIQLVCVNLYPFQQTIEKPNVTVEDAIENIDIGGPTMLRASAKNHQYVTVVVDPADYPTVIAELQANEETTIETRRKLAAKVFRHTAAYDALIAGYMTDLAQEETPEKLTVTYELKQTLRYGENPHQQAAFYKKPLGSVFSIAYAEQLHGKELSYNNINDADAALQIVKEFTEPAAVAVKHMNPCGVGTGTTSLDAFNKAFAADPVSIFGGIIAFNREVDAESARKLHEIFLEIIIAPSFSEEALSILTSKKNLRLLTISFDGAKKPERKMTTIEGGLLVQDQDRFTLDDAVVKVATKRQPTDAEWEALKLGWKVVKHVKSNAIVVANEDMTIGIGAGQMNRVGAAEIALKQAGEKAEGAALASDAFFPMDDTVEAAAKAGITAIIQPGGSIRDEDSIKKADEYGIAMVFTGVRHFKH; encoded by the coding sequence ATGAAGAAAAAACGCGCACTTATTAGTGTTTCTGACAAAACCGGAGTAGGAGAATTTGCCAGAGAATTGGTTGCTCGTGGCTTTGAAATCATTTCAACCGGTGGGACAAAAAAGATGCTTCACGAACAGGGGATTCCTGTATTGGGCGTGAGTGATGTCACTGGATTCCCGGAAATTTTAGAAGGACGCGTGAAGACGTTAAATCCGTTTATTCATGGTGGTCTGCTTGCCAAACAAGATGATGCGGAACATCAAAAACAGTTGGATGAACATGGAATAGAGGCGATTCAGCTTGTTTGCGTCAATCTGTATCCATTTCAGCAAACCATTGAAAAACCAAATGTAACAGTGGAGGACGCGATTGAAAATATTGATATTGGCGGTCCAACGATGCTACGTGCCTCAGCAAAAAATCATCAATATGTCACGGTTGTTGTGGACCCCGCTGACTACCCGACAGTGATTGCGGAGTTGCAGGCGAATGAAGAAACAACAATCGAAACAAGAAGAAAGCTAGCGGCGAAAGTGTTCCGTCACACGGCAGCCTACGATGCACTCATTGCAGGTTACATGACAGATTTAGCTCAAGAAGAGACACCAGAAAAATTAACCGTTACATATGAATTAAAGCAAACCTTACGATACGGAGAGAACCCCCATCAGCAAGCTGCTTTTTATAAAAAGCCACTTGGCTCTGTGTTTTCAATTGCCTATGCTGAGCAGCTTCATGGCAAAGAGCTTTCCTACAATAATATCAACGATGCTGATGCAGCATTGCAAATTGTAAAAGAATTCACTGAACCAGCGGCTGTTGCTGTGAAGCATATGAATCCATGCGGAGTCGGTACAGGAACAACAAGCTTGGATGCGTTTAATAAAGCCTTTGCAGCAGACCCTGTGTCTATTTTTGGAGGAATTATTGCTTTCAACCGTGAAGTAGATGCAGAATCAGCTAGAAAACTTCACGAAATCTTTTTAGAAATTATCATTGCACCGTCCTTTTCGGAGGAAGCATTATCCATCCTAACAAGTAAAAAGAACCTTCGCTTGTTAACGATTTCGTTTGATGGTGCGAAGAAGCCGGAACGGAAAATGACAACAATCGAAGGGGGATTACTCGTTCAAGACCAGGACCGCTTTACCCTAGACGATGCTGTTGTTAAAGTAGCGACGAAAAGACAGCCGACAGATGCGGAATGGGAAGCATTAAAGCTTGGCTGGAAGGTTGTGAAGCATGTAAAGTCCAATGCCATTGTTGTAGCAAATGAGGATATGACCATCGGTATTGGCGCTGGACAAATGAACCGTGTGGGAGCTGCAGAAATTGCATTGAAACAGGCAGGAGAAAAAGCGGAAGGTGCAGCGCTTGCATCAGATGCCTTTTTCCCAATGGATGATACTGTTGAGGCGGCAGCCAAAGCAGGGATTACAGCGATTATTCAGCCAGGTGGTTCCATCAGAGACGAGGATTCAATTAAAAAAGCAGATGAATATGGAATTGCCATGGTGTTTACCGGAGTAAGACATTTTAAACACTAA
- the purN gene encoding phosphoribosylglycinamide formyltransferase has product MKRFAVFASGSGSNFQAIVDKVHSGELSADLTMLICDQPGAYAIERARKARIPSFVFQAKEYPSKADYEKEISFLLKERNVDFIVLAGYMRLIGPTLLKEFEGRIVNIHPSLLPNFPGKDAIGQALAAKAKWSGVTIHYVDEGMDTGPIIVQERVRVEESETRESLQEKIQAIEHKLYPSILQMLLTRGEVINEEKTRTY; this is encoded by the coding sequence ATGAAACGCTTTGCAGTGTTTGCCTCAGGGAGCGGAAGTAATTTTCAAGCCATCGTCGATAAAGTGCACTCAGGAGAGTTGTCTGCCGATTTAACAATGTTAATATGTGATCAACCCGGAGCGTATGCGATCGAAAGAGCAAGGAAGGCGCGCATCCCCTCTTTTGTTTTTCAAGCAAAGGAGTATCCTAGTAAGGCGGATTATGAAAAGGAAATTTCTTTTCTATTAAAGGAAAGAAACGTCGATTTTATCGTCCTTGCTGGATATATGCGTTTAATTGGCCCAACTTTGCTTAAAGAGTTTGAGGGACGAATTGTGAATATCCATCCTTCCCTGCTTCCTAATTTTCCCGGTAAAGATGCCATTGGTCAGGCGTTAGCCGCGAAAGCAAAATGGAGTGGGGTTACGATCCACTATGTGGATGAAGGCATGGACACGGGACCCATCATTGTTCAGGAACGAGTTCGTGTAGAAGAAAGTGAAACACGAGAAAGCCTGCAAGAGAAAATTCAAGCGATTGAACATAAGCTCTATCCATCCATTTTACAAATGTTGTTAACCAGAGGAGAGGTCATTAATGAAGAAAAAACGCGCACTTATTAG
- the purM gene encoding phosphoribosylformylglycinamidine cyclo-ligase, with protein sequence MTNAYKQAGVNIEAGYEAVERMKKHVQKTARAGVIGSLGGFGGMFDLSVLNLKEPVLVSGTDGVGTKLKIAFMMDQHDTIGIDAVAMCVNDIVVQGAEPLYFLDYIACGKAEPEKLEAIVKGIAEGCEQAGCALIGGETAEMPGLYREDEYDLAGFTVGACEKQQLITGEDIKQGDVLIGLASSGIHSNGYSLVRKVFNNWSLLEYVNELECTLGEELLKPTKIYVKPILSALQKFKLKGMAHITGGGFIENIPRMLPAGLGAELIEKSWHIPAVFKLISEVGQIGYKEMYNVFNMGIGMVVAIDKEQAADLIQHFQQAGETAYEIGVVTNQEGIRIKGFGEWE encoded by the coding sequence ATGACAAACGCGTATAAACAAGCAGGCGTAAATATCGAGGCGGGATACGAAGCGGTGGAACGTATGAAAAAACATGTCCAAAAAACAGCAAGAGCCGGTGTAATCGGCAGTTTAGGCGGATTCGGGGGCATGTTTGATCTGTCCGTTCTCAACTTGAAAGAGCCAGTTCTGGTGTCAGGCACCGACGGGGTGGGGACAAAATTAAAGATAGCTTTTATGATGGACCAGCACGATACCATTGGAATTGATGCGGTTGCCATGTGTGTGAATGATATCGTTGTACAAGGAGCAGAACCTCTTTATTTTTTAGATTATATTGCATGTGGAAAGGCAGAGCCGGAAAAACTTGAAGCTATTGTAAAGGGAATTGCAGAGGGCTGTGAGCAGGCTGGATGTGCGTTGATTGGCGGCGAAACAGCAGAAATGCCTGGACTCTATCGTGAAGATGAGTATGATCTTGCTGGCTTTACTGTTGGAGCCTGTGAAAAACAACAGTTAATTACGGGTGAAGATATAAAGCAAGGAGATGTATTAATTGGATTAGCTTCTAGCGGCATCCATAGTAACGGCTACTCCCTTGTCAGAAAAGTATTTAATAACTGGTCGTTACTTGAATATGTGAATGAACTCGAGTGTACCTTAGGGGAAGAATTACTTAAACCGACTAAGATCTATGTAAAGCCTATTTTGTCTGCATTACAAAAATTCAAGTTAAAAGGAATGGCACATATCACAGGCGGAGGTTTCATTGAAAATATTCCGCGGATGCTTCCTGCAGGTCTTGGTGCAGAGTTGATTGAAAAAAGCTGGCATATCCCCGCCGTGTTTAAGCTAATATCTGAGGTTGGACAAATTGGTTACAAAGAGATGTATAATGTGTTTAACATGGGCATCGGAATGGTGGTCGCTATTGATAAGGAACAGGCAGCAGACTTAATTCAGCATTTCCAGCAAGCTGGAGAAACGGCGTATGAAATAGGTGTAGTCACCAACCAAGAAGGAATTCGCATTAAAGGATTTGGTGAGTGGGAATGA
- the purF gene encoding amidophosphoribosyltransferase, with product MLAEIKGLNEECGIFGVWGHPDAAQLTYYGLHSLQHRGQEGTGIVVSDGKTLKGVKGEGLVSEIFTTEAMTKLTGSAAIGHVRYATAGGGGYENVQPLLFHSQSGSLALAHNGNLVNANSLKHQLETQGSIFQTSSDTEVLAHLIRRSGYPHLNDRVKNALSMLKGAYAYLIMTETELMVALDPHGLRPLSLGLLGDAYVVASETCAFDVVGAEYIREIMPGELLIINENGLTSERFAVSTTKAICMMEYVYFSRPDSNIHGINVHTARKSLGKRLALEAPIDADVVTGVPDSSISAAIGYAEEAGIPYEMGLIKNRYVGRTFIQPSQSLREQGVKMKLSAVRGVVEGKRVVMVDDSIVRGTTSRRIVSLLKEAGATEVHVVISSPPIENPCFYGIDTSTKEELIASDKSVEEIRQLIGADSLTFLTVEGMMHALGQEGTNGYCLGCFTGNYPTEIYPDTLQYYYQK from the coding sequence ATGCTTGCTGAAATCAAGGGATTAAATGAAGAGTGCGGTATTTTTGGTGTCTGGGGACATCCGGATGCGGCCCAGTTAACCTATTACGGACTTCACAGTTTGCAGCATCGCGGCCAAGAAGGAACCGGCATCGTTGTCTCCGATGGGAAAACACTCAAAGGTGTAAAAGGCGAGGGATTGGTGTCAGAGATATTTACAACTGAAGCGATGACAAAATTAACCGGTTCGGCTGCCATTGGTCATGTTCGATATGCGACAGCAGGAGGGGGCGGCTATGAGAACGTCCAGCCGCTCTTGTTCCATTCGCAAAGCGGCAGTCTTGCCCTTGCCCATAATGGAAACCTAGTCAATGCCAATTCCTTGAAACACCAGCTTGAGACGCAGGGAAGTATTTTTCAAACAAGCTCTGATACGGAAGTATTGGCCCATCTCATTCGAAGAAGCGGCTATCCTCATCTGAATGATCGCGTAAAAAATGCACTCTCCATGCTAAAAGGAGCGTACGCCTATTTAATTATGACGGAAACGGAATTAATGGTGGCCCTTGATCCGCATGGTCTGAGACCTCTTTCGCTTGGGTTGTTAGGGGATGCTTACGTAGTGGCTTCTGAAACATGTGCGTTTGATGTGGTCGGTGCGGAATATATCCGCGAAATTATGCCGGGAGAACTGCTAATCATTAATGAAAACGGATTAACCTCTGAGAGATTTGCTGTCAGTACCACAAAGGCCATTTGTATGATGGAATATGTGTATTTTTCCAGACCGGATAGCAATATTCATGGAATCAATGTGCACACAGCTCGAAAAAGCCTAGGAAAGAGATTAGCGCTTGAAGCCCCTATAGATGCGGATGTCGTAACAGGTGTTCCAGATTCAAGTATTTCAGCGGCTATTGGCTATGCAGAAGAGGCGGGAATTCCCTATGAAATGGGCTTAATTAAGAATCGCTATGTGGGAAGAACGTTTATCCAGCCTTCACAATCCCTAAGGGAACAAGGCGTAAAAATGAAGCTGTCAGCGGTTCGCGGTGTAGTCGAAGGAAAGCGTGTCGTCATGGTCGATGATTCGATTGTCCGTGGAACCACAAGCCGAAGAATTGTCTCACTTCTAAAGGAGGCAGGAGCAACAGAGGTTCATGTGGTGATTAGTTCTCCTCCGATTGAAAACCCTTGTTTTTATGGAATAGATACTTCAACGAAGGAAGAATTGATTGCATCAGATAAATCGGTCGAGGAAATTCGTCAGCTGATTGGGGCTGATTCTTTAACCTTTTTAACAGTAGAAGGCATGATGCATGCGCTCGGTCAGGAAGGCACGAACGGCTATTGTCTAGGCTGCTTTACCGGAAATTATCCAACAGAAATTTATCCGGATACACTCCAATATTATTATCAAAAATAG
- the purL gene encoding phosphoribosylformylglycinamidine synthase subunit PurL, with the protein MLLTLEPNPTQIKTEKIYQQMGLSDEEFAMIESLLGRTPNYTETGLFSVMWSEHCSYKNSKPVLRKFPVTGERVLQGPGEGAGIVDIGDGQAVVFKIESHNHPSAIEPYQGAATGVGGIIRDVFSMGARPIALLNSLRFGELDSARVRYLFKEVVAGIAGYGNCIGIPTVGGEIQFEPCYEGNPLVNAMCVGLIDHKDIKKGLAHGVGNTVMYVGAKTGRDGIHGATFASEELNEQSDEKRPAVQVGDPFMEKLLLEACLELIQSDALVGIQDMGAAGLTSSSAEMASKAGMGIEMNLDLVPQRETGMTAYEMMLSESQERMLIVVKKGREQEITALFEKYDLEAVAIGTVTDDKKLRLIHKGETVADVPVDALAEDAPVYHKPSQEPAYFKEFQATEQEIPQVDDLKDTLVKILSQPTVASKEWVYEQYDYMVRTNTVVSPGSDASVLRIRGTRKALAMTVDCNSRYVYLDPETGGKIAVAEAARNIICSGAEPLAITDNLNFGNPEKPEVFWQIEKAADGISEACRVLQTPVIGGNVSLYNETSGTAVYPTPVIGMVGLVTDIDHITTQHFKNSGDLIYLVGETNPEFGGSELQKLLHGQIFGKAPELDVITEKERQDSVLAAIRAGVVQSAHDLTEGGLGVALSECLFTNEQFGAEVIITGEPVTALFSETQSRFLLTVKKEDQAEFERLVPAKLIGQVNASGILRVSTEKETVLEASVNELKAAWKGAIPCLLKSRD; encoded by the coding sequence ATGTTGTTAACGCTTGAACCAAATCCTACTCAGATCAAAACAGAGAAAATCTATCAGCAAATGGGTTTGTCCGATGAAGAATTTGCAATGATTGAGTCGCTCTTAGGCCGTACGCCTAATTATACCGAGACTGGACTTTTTTCAGTCATGTGGTCGGAGCACTGCAGCTATAAAAACTCAAAGCCGGTACTGAGAAAATTCCCGGTGACAGGTGAACGCGTTCTTCAAGGTCCTGGTGAAGGAGCGGGAATCGTTGATATCGGCGATGGTCAGGCCGTAGTTTTTAAAATTGAAAGCCACAACCATCCCTCAGCGATTGAGCCGTATCAAGGGGCGGCAACTGGAGTCGGCGGGATTATCCGTGATGTTTTTTCAATGGGCGCACGTCCTATCGCTCTATTAAACTCGCTCCGCTTTGGCGAACTGGATTCAGCTCGTGTTCGTTATTTATTTAAAGAGGTTGTTGCCGGGATTGCGGGTTATGGAAACTGTATTGGCATTCCAACGGTTGGCGGCGAAATTCAGTTCGAGCCTTGCTATGAAGGCAATCCACTGGTGAATGCGATGTGCGTCGGCCTGATTGACCATAAGGATATTAAAAAAGGGCTGGCCCATGGTGTGGGTAATACGGTGATGTATGTAGGAGCAAAAACTGGCCGCGACGGAATCCATGGGGCTACGTTTGCTTCTGAGGAATTAAATGAACAATCCGATGAAAAACGTCCTGCAGTTCAAGTAGGCGATCCATTTATGGAGAAACTTCTTTTAGAAGCATGCCTAGAGCTCATTCAATCCGATGCACTGGTAGGGATTCAGGATATGGGTGCAGCGGGCCTTACCAGTTCTTCGGCTGAAATGGCCAGCAAAGCGGGAATGGGCATTGAGATGAATTTAGACCTTGTCCCGCAGCGGGAAACAGGGATGACTGCCTATGAAATGATGCTGTCTGAGTCCCAGGAACGCATGTTGATCGTCGTTAAAAAGGGAAGAGAGCAGGAGATTACCGCTCTTTTTGAAAAATATGATTTAGAAGCAGTGGCGATTGGAACGGTAACGGACGATAAGAAACTGCGCTTAATCCATAAAGGGGAAACGGTGGCGGATGTACCAGTGGATGCTCTAGCAGAGGATGCACCTGTTTATCATAAACCATCCCAAGAGCCGGCTTATTTTAAGGAGTTCCAAGCAACTGAGCAAGAGATTCCTCAAGTCGACGATTTAAAAGACACACTAGTAAAAATCCTGAGCCAGCCAACCGTGGCCAGCAAGGAATGGGTATATGAGCAATATGATTATATGGTTCGTACTAACACGGTTGTTTCTCCTGGATCAGATGCATCGGTTCTTCGGATTCGCGGAACAAGGAAGGCTTTAGCGATGACCGTTGATTGCAACTCACGCTATGTCTATTTGGATCCGGAAACAGGCGGGAAAATTGCCGTGGCGGAAGCGGCGCGCAACATTATTTGTTCCGGTGCAGAGCCGTTAGCGATTACCGATAACCTGAACTTTGGAAATCCTGAAAAGCCAGAGGTTTTCTGGCAAATTGAAAAAGCAGCGGATGGAATCAGCGAGGCATGTCGCGTCCTCCAAACCCCTGTCATCGGCGGGAATGTGTCACTATATAACGAAACAAGCGGTACGGCAGTCTATCCGACACCAGTTATTGGTATGGTGGGCTTAGTAACCGATATTGACCATATTACTACGCAACATTTTAAAAACAGCGGCGACCTTATTTACCTTGTCGGTGAAACGAACCCTGAGTTTGGCGGTAGTGAACTGCAAAAATTGCTACATGGCCAAATTTTTGGCAAGGCGCCTGAATTAGATGTAATTACTGAAAAAGAAAGACAAGATTCGGTCCTAGCGGCGATTCGTGCTGGGGTGGTTCAATCTGCGCATGACTTGACTGAAGGCGGCTTGGGTGTGGCCCTTTCTGAATGTTTATTTACTAACGAGCAGTTCGGTGCCGAAGTCATCATTACAGGAGAACCCGTCACGGCTTTATTTAGTGAAACGCAATCTCGCTTTCTATTAACAGTTAAGAAAGAGGATCAGGCAGAGTTTGAACGTCTAGTACCAGCCAAGCTTATTGGGCAAGTAAATGCTTCTGGAATTTTACGCGTGTCCACTGAAAAGGAAACAGTTCTTGAAGCTTCAGTAAATGAACTGAAAGCTGCTTGGAAAGGAGCCATCCCATGCTTGCTGAAATCAAGGGATTAA
- the purQ gene encoding phosphoribosylformylglycinamidine synthase subunit PurQ: MKFAVIVFPGSNCDIDMYHAVKDELGEQVEYVWHDTESLDEFDGILLPGGFSYGDYLRSGALARFSKVMKEVVKAAEVGKPVLGVCNGFQILLEAGLLPGAMRRNESLSFICKPVQLRVENNQTMFTADYQQGEAITIPVAHGEGNYYCDEETLAELKENNQIVFTYQENPNGSLENIAGIVNEKGNVLGMMPHPERAVDELLGGADGLKMFQSIVKAWREAHVVNA; this comes from the coding sequence GTGAAGTTTGCGGTGATCGTCTTTCCAGGATCGAACTGTGATATCGACATGTACCATGCGGTAAAAGATGAACTTGGTGAGCAAGTGGAATATGTTTGGCACGATACTGAGAGCTTAGATGAGTTTGATGGAATTTTGCTGCCTGGTGGTTTCTCCTATGGAGATTACCTCCGCTCAGGTGCACTCGCTCGTTTTAGCAAGGTCATGAAAGAGGTCGTGAAAGCGGCCGAAGTAGGCAAGCCAGTTTTGGGTGTATGCAACGGATTCCAAATTCTTCTTGAGGCCGGGCTGTTGCCTGGAGCGATGCGCAGAAATGAGAGTCTTTCCTTTATTTGCAAGCCGGTCCAACTAAGAGTGGAAAACAACCAAACGATGTTTACTGCCGACTATCAACAAGGAGAAGCAATCACAATCCCTGTTGCTCACGGAGAAGGAAATTACTACTGTGATGAAGAAACGCTTGCGGAACTAAAAGAGAATAACCAAATCGTATTTACTTATCAGGAAAATCCAAACGGAAGTCTCGAAAACATTGCGGGAATCGTGAACGAAAAAGGAAATGTCCTTGGAATGATGCCGCACCCTGAACGAGCAGTGGATGAACTGTTAGGCGGGGCGGATGGACTAAAAATGTTTCAATCAATTGTAAAGGCTTGGAGGGAAGCACATGTTGTTAACGCTTGA
- the purS gene encoding phosphoribosylformylglycinamidine synthase subunit PurS, which produces MYKVKVYVTLRESVLDPQGKAVTHSLHSLNYKQVTDVRIGKYMELTIEKSEQDIDEIVNEMCRSLLVNPVIEDYRYEVEECVAQ; this is translated from the coding sequence ATGTATAAAGTTAAGGTATATGTCACTCTTAGAGAAAGTGTATTAGATCCTCAAGGAAAAGCAGTCACACACTCACTGCATTCACTCAACTACAAGCAAGTGACCGATGTGCGAATCGGAAAATATATGGAACTCACTATTGAAAAATCAGAGCAGGACATCGATGAAATAGTAAATGAAATGTGCAGAAGCTTACTTGTCAATCCAGTGATCGAAGACTATCGATATGAGGTAGAGGAGTGTGTCGCTCAGTGA
- the purC gene encoding phosphoribosylaminoimidazolesuccinocarboxamide synthase, with translation MKELLYEGKAKRIYTTDNDNTVLVEYKDSATAYNGQKRADIAGKGRLNNEITSLLFLKLKEQGIESHFIERVSETEQLVKKVSIIPLEVVVRNVAAGSLSTRLGIEEGKKLTTPIVEFYLKDDELGDPIITIDHILELNIATTEEIYILRGKALEINAILSSFFSELDVRLIDFKLEFGKDEIGRILLADEISPDTCRLWDQATNEKLDKDVFRRDLGSLTKAYETILERLGGHQHV, from the coding sequence ATGAAAGAACTGCTATACGAAGGAAAAGCGAAACGCATTTACACAACAGACAACGATAACACTGTTTTGGTCGAGTACAAGGATTCCGCTACTGCATACAACGGGCAAAAAAGGGCAGACATTGCCGGCAAAGGCCGATTAAATAACGAGATTACTAGTTTGTTATTTTTAAAGCTTAAAGAACAAGGGATCGAGTCACACTTTATCGAGCGCGTATCAGAAACGGAACAGCTGGTGAAAAAAGTAAGCATTATCCCGCTCGAAGTAGTCGTTCGCAATGTCGCGGCAGGAAGCCTTTCAACAAGATTGGGAATCGAAGAAGGCAAAAAGCTAACCACACCGATCGTGGAATTTTATCTAAAAGATGATGAATTAGGCGATCCAATCATCACAATTGACCATATTCTTGAGCTAAATATCGCTACAACAGAAGAAATCTATATTTTACGAGGCAAAGCACTCGAGATAAATGCTATTTTATCCAGCTTCTTTTCAGAACTAGATGTCCGTCTCATCGATTTCAAGCTAGAGTTTGGTAAAGACGAAATCGGCAGAATTCTTCTTGCCGATGAAATATCCCCTGACACGTGCCGACTATGGGATCAAGCAACCAACGAAAAGCTCGATAAGGATGTTTTCCGTCGTGATTTAGGTAGTCTAACCAAAGCCTATGAAACTATTTTAGAGAGACTCGGAGGTCATCAGCATGTATAA
- the purK gene encoding 5-(carboxyamino)imidazole ribonucleotide synthase: protein MISLSKVILPGATIGIIGGGQLGRMMALAAKAQGFRIAVLEPTPDSPCGQVADVQVIGAYNSREAISKLAEMSDVITYEFENIDADTLGWLCEHAYVPQGPTLLTITQDRIKEKRAIQQAGIEVAPYEVIQSLNDLLLNIDAVGYPAVLKTARGGYDGKGQLVIHHPEDVLEGKALCELGPCVLEKWIPFEKELSVIVTRKQNGKTAIFPVAENIHVDNILHQTIVPARISETVAAAAVQKAEELADSLELVGTLAVEMFLTNDGSIYVNELAPRPHNSGHFSIEACETSQFEQHIRAICNWPLGSTELLKPAVMVNLLGEHLETLYREIPTQKDWKVHLYGKEEPKWKRKMGHVTLLRETTADALKELEMSSIWNTAKEKIGG, encoded by the coding sequence GTGATCAGCTTGTCTAAAGTGATTTTACCAGGAGCAACCATTGGCATAATTGGTGGAGGTCAGTTGGGAAGAATGATGGCCCTAGCAGCAAAGGCACAGGGCTTTCGAATTGCCGTTTTAGAGCCGACACCAGACTCTCCCTGCGGCCAAGTAGCGGATGTGCAAGTGATTGGTGCCTACAATAGCCGAGAGGCCATCAGTAAGTTAGCAGAGATGAGCGATGTCATTACATACGAATTTGAAAATATAGATGCAGATACGTTAGGCTGGTTATGTGAGCATGCCTATGTGCCGCAAGGTCCAACCCTACTTACAATTACACAGGATCGGATCAAGGAAAAACGAGCGATTCAGCAGGCGGGAATCGAGGTTGCCCCCTATGAGGTGATACAAAGCCTGAATGATTTATTGTTAAATATAGACGCAGTTGGGTATCCGGCGGTCTTAAAAACAGCAAGAGGCGGGTATGATGGGAAGGGTCAGCTTGTCATTCACCATCCGGAAGACGTGTTAGAGGGCAAGGCTCTCTGTGAACTAGGTCCATGTGTTTTGGAGAAATGGATTCCATTTGAAAAAGAACTATCTGTCATTGTGACACGCAAGCAAAATGGTAAAACAGCCATTTTCCCTGTAGCTGAAAATATTCATGTCGATAATATTTTACATCAAACGATTGTCCCAGCGAGGATTTCAGAGACTGTTGCAGCAGCTGCTGTTCAAAAGGCGGAGGAATTAGCAGATTCTCTTGAATTAGTTGGCACACTGGCAGTAGAAATGTTTTTAACGAATGATGGAAGTATTTACGTCAATGAACTAGCACCAAGACCGCATAATTCCGGGCATTTTTCGATAGAAGCTTGCGAGACCTCACAGTTTGAGCAGCATATACGTGCCATCTGTAATTGGCCTTTAGGAAGCACGGAGCTATTAAAACCAGCCGTTATGGTCAATCTATTAGGAGAGCACCTTGAAACCTTGTATAGAGAGATTCCTACCCAAAAAGATTGGAAGGTTCATCTGTACGGAAAAGAAGAGCCTAAATGGAAACGGAAGATGGGACATGTTACACTTTTACGAGAAACGACTGCGGACGCTCTAAAGGAGCTCGAAATGAGCAGTATTTGGAACACAGCAAAAGAAAAGATCGGGGGATAA
- the purE gene encoding 5-(carboxyamino)imidazole ribonucleotide mutase yields MKVGIIMGSKSDWETMKNACDILDQLEIVYEKKVISAHRTPDLMFTYAEEARNRGLKVIIAGAGGAAHLPGMVAAKTTLPVIGVPIQSQALKGLDSLLSIVQMPGGVPVATVAIGKAGAINAGLLAAQILATEDQKLANQLEARREAIKLEVLESSDQLV; encoded by the coding sequence ATGAAAGTTGGCATCATCATGGGGAGCAAGTCAGACTGGGAAACAATGAAGAATGCATGTGACATTCTTGATCAGCTTGAAATTGTCTATGAGAAAAAGGTGATTTCAGCGCACCGGACGCCTGATTTGATGTTTACCTATGCTGAAGAAGCTAGAAACAGAGGGCTAAAGGTAATCATAGCGGGAGCAGGTGGTGCAGCACATCTTCCAGGCATGGTAGCGGCAAAGACAACTCTTCCGGTTATCGGTGTTCCCATTCAATCACAAGCCTTAAAAGGATTAGATTCCCTGCTATCCATTGTGCAAATGCCAGGCGGTGTGCCAGTAGCAACGGTGGCCATTGGAAAAGCTGGTGCCATAAATGCAGGTCTTTTGGCCGCGCAAATTTTAGCAACAGAAGATCAGAAGCTTGCTAATCAATTAGAAGCGAGAAGAGAAGCTATTAAACTAGAAGTCTTAGAAAGTAGTGATCAGCTTGTCTAA
- a CDS encoding NETI motif-containing protein — protein sequence MSKKQKFEVQENESIEDCLNRIKQQGYVPVRRTEKPIFREVKKGNETIYEPVGREIVFEAQLSE from the coding sequence ATGAGTAAGAAGCAGAAATTTGAAGTCCAGGAAAATGAAAGTATTGAGGATTGCTTGAATAGAATAAAACAGCAAGGTTATGTTCCTGTCCGGCGTACAGAGAAACCCATTTTTCGAGAAGTGAAAAAGGGGAACGAAACTATTTACGAACCAGTCGGCCGTGAAATCGTGTTTGAAGCCCAGTTATCGGAGTAA